One Brachyspira pilosicoli P43/6/78 genomic window carries:
- a CDS encoding EFR1 family ferrodoxin (N-terminal region resembles flavodoxins. C-terminal ferrodoxin region binds two 4Fe-4S clusters.), whose amino-acid sequence MIVKKVYAVYYSATGTTQKIASFIAENVAKKLNVECEKYNYSLPKRREKVLEFKENDLVICGTPTYAGRVPNIMLPYLKNNIKGNGALAIPVVLFGNRNFDDALIELRNILEDNGFHTIAGAGFVGEHAFSYTLGANRPDEKDMQIASDFVEKIVEKIRTVENIPAEPIKVRGNEPIRPYYTPRDRHEHAIDILKVKPKVNLSKCTDCKICAHVCPMGSIDFNDVSKYVGICTKCGACIKKMPRKMQIL is encoded by the coding sequence ATGATAGTAAAAAAAGTCTATGCCGTATATTACAGTGCTACTGGTACTACTCAAAAAATAGCTTCTTTTATAGCAGAAAACGTTGCTAAAAAACTTAATGTTGAATGCGAAAAATATAATTATAGCTTACCTAAAAGAAGAGAAAAAGTTCTTGAGTTTAAAGAAAATGATTTAGTAATATGTGGAACTCCTACTTATGCCGGAAGAGTGCCAAATATAATGCTTCCATATTTAAAAAACAATATTAAAGGTAATGGAGCTTTGGCTATACCTGTTGTACTTTTTGGTAATAGAAACTTTGATGATGCTTTAATTGAACTTAGAAATATATTAGAAGATAATGGGTTTCATACTATAGCTGGTGCTGGTTTTGTTGGGGAGCATGCTTTCTCTTATACTTTGGGGGCTAATAGGCCTGATGAAAAGGATATGCAAATTGCTTCAGATTTCGTAGAAAAAATAGTAGAGAAAATAAGAACTGTGGAAAATATACCTGCTGAACCTATTAAAGTGAGAGGAAATGAACCTATTCGTCCTTATTATACACCAAGAGACAGACATGAACATGCTATTGATATATTGAAAGTAAAACCTAAAGTCAATTTGTCAAAATGTACTGATTGTAAAATATGTGCCCATGTTTGCCCTATGGGGTCTATTGATTTTAATGATGTGAGCAAATATGTTGGTATATGTACAAAATGTGGTGCTTGCATCAAAAAAATGCCCAGAAAAATGCAGATATTATGA
- a CDS encoding butyryl-CoA:acetate CoA-transferase, with amino-acid sequence MDYSKLYNQKLTSPYEAVKVVKSGDWIDYGWVTATPIELDKALAERMPDLTDINIRGGILCWEPQIFKILNPEKHFTWNSWHMSGIERKAIARGFCFYDPIRYSEMPRYYRDLPRGIDVAMFQVGPMDENGYFSFGPNASHMQAVIERSKCVIVEVNENMPRCLGADHIGGESVHINQVDMIVEGDNPSIVELGGGGAATEVDKTVAKLIVEEIPNGACIQLGIGGMPNAVGSLIAESDLKDLGVHTEMYVDAFVDISLAGKITGNKKNIDRGRQTYAFGAGTKKLYDFLHNNPQCLSAPVDYTNDVRVISSIDNFMSINNAVEIDLFGQVSAESTGTKHISGAGGQLDFVLGAYLSKGGKSFICLSSTVKGKDGTLQSRIVPSFANGTIITDTRANTHYVVTEYGKVNLKGLSTWQRAEALISIAHPDFREDLIKKAQECNIWRNSNK; translated from the coding sequence ATGGATTATAGTAAACTTTATAATCAAAAATTAACCTCACCATATGAAGCCGTTAAGGTTGTAAAATCTGGTGATTGGATAGATTATGGCTGGGTAACAGCTACTCCAATAGAGTTAGATAAAGCATTAGCAGAGAGAATGCCTGATTTAACAGATATAAACATCAGAGGCGGTATATTATGTTGGGAGCCTCAAATATTTAAAATTCTTAATCCAGAAAAACATTTTACTTGGAACTCTTGGCATATGTCTGGTATAGAAAGAAAAGCAATAGCAAGAGGATTTTGTTTTTATGACCCTATTCGTTATTCTGAAATGCCTAGATATTATAGAGACTTGCCTCGCGGTATAGATGTAGCAATGTTCCAAGTTGGACCTATGGACGAGAATGGTTATTTCAGTTTTGGTCCTAATGCTTCACATATGCAGGCTGTTATAGAAAGATCAAAATGTGTTATAGTTGAAGTAAATGAAAATATGCCTCGCTGTTTGGGTGCTGACCATATCGGCGGAGAATCTGTACATATTAATCAAGTTGATATGATAGTAGAGGGAGATAATCCTTCTATAGTAGAATTAGGAGGCGGCGGTGCTGCTACTGAGGTAGATAAAACTGTAGCTAAACTTATAGTAGAAGAAATACCTAATGGTGCTTGTATACAGTTAGGTATTGGAGGTATGCCTAATGCTGTAGGTTCTTTAATAGCAGAATCTGACCTTAAAGATTTAGGCGTACACACAGAGATGTATGTTGATGCTTTTGTTGATATATCATTAGCTGGTAAAATCACTGGAAATAAAAAGAATATAGACAGAGGAAGACAAACTTATGCTTTTGGTGCTGGTACTAAAAAGTTATATGATTTCCTTCATAATAACCCTCAATGTTTGTCTGCTCCTGTAGATTATACTAATGATGTAAGAGTAATATCTTCTATAGATAATTTTATGTCTATAAACAATGCTGTTGAAATAGATTTATTCGGTCAAGTAAGTGCTGAATCTACTGGTACTAAACATATAAGCGGTGCTGGCGGACAATTAGACTTTGTATTAGGTGCTTATCTTTCAAAAGGCGGTAAAAGCTTTATTTGTTTATCATCAACTGTAAAAGGTAAAGATGGTACATTACAATCAAGAATAGTTCCAAGTTTTGCTAATGGCACTATTATTACAGATACAAGAGCTAATACTCATTATGTTGTTACAGAGTATGGTAAAGTAAACTTAAAAGGTTTAAGCACTTGGCAAAGAGCTGAAGCTTTAATCTCTATAGCTCATCCAGACTTTAGAGAAGATTTAATCAAAAAAGCTCAAGAATGCAATATCTGGAGAAACAGTAATAAATAA
- a CDS encoding acyl-CoA dehydrogenase family protein yields the protein MFKTTEQHEEFRAKVRAWAEEVVKPIAVELDLDNKFPDEAVKEMGKKKLDIMGIPYGKEYGGAGLDVISYAIAVEELSRVDGGVGVILSAHTSLGSYPIAAFGTEEQKKKYLTPLAKGEKIGAFGLTEPEAGSDAGGTETTAVLNGDHYILNGEKIFITNAPKADTYVVFAVTTPGIGTKGISAFIVEKGWEGFEFGEHYNKLGIRSSSTAQLLFSDVKVPKENLLGKEGQGFKIAMQTLDGGRIGIAAQALGIAQGAYEAALEYAKDRIQFGRPIAQQQAIAFKLSDMATKLRAARLLVYSAAYLKEKHEPYGMEAAMAKQYASDIGLEVVNDALQIHGGNGYIKGAYMVERAYRDAKICTIYEGTNEIQRVVISAAILGKMPKSPAAAVAGPMAKKGPITGERRNIIFKEGSAQDKVNALVAALQKDGIDFSVGIDINTPIVDAERVVSAGKGIGGKENMKLVENLAKAAGAAIGCSRPVAEELRYLPINRYVGMSGQKFNGNLYIACGISGANQHLKGIKNASIIVAINMKASAKIFKNADYGIVGDVTEILPLLTAALGGDAAKKPAEVPYKKIKRIVPKKVMEMPKIYVCSGCGYEYNPFVGDPEAEIAPGTDFTALPEEWVCPECSEEKANFIKA from the coding sequence ATGTTTAAAACAACTGAACAACACGAAGAGTTTCGTGCTAAGGTCAGAGCTTGGGCTGAAGAAGTAGTAAAACCTATAGCTGTAGAGCTTGACCTTGATAATAAATTCCCAGATGAAGCTGTAAAAGAAATGGGTAAAAAGAAATTAGATATTATGGGTATACCATATGGTAAAGAATACGGCGGTGCTGGACTAGATGTTATTAGTTATGCTATAGCTGTAGAAGAGCTTTCAAGAGTTGATGGTGGTGTTGGTGTAATTTTATCAGCTCACACTTCTTTAGGTTCTTACCCTATCGCTGCTTTCGGTACTGAAGAACAAAAGAAAAAATATTTAACTCCTCTAGCTAAAGGAGAAAAAATAGGTGCTTTCGGTTTAACTGAGCCTGAAGCTGGTTCTGATGCAGGCGGTACAGAAACTACTGCTGTATTAAATGGTGACCACTACATATTAAACGGTGAAAAAATATTCATCACTAATGCTCCTAAAGCTGATACTTATGTAGTATTCGCTGTTACTACTCCTGGTATCGGTACTAAAGGTATTAGTGCTTTCATAGTAGAAAAAGGTTGGGAAGGTTTTGAGTTTGGTGAACATTATAACAAACTTGGTATACGTTCATCTTCTACTGCTCAATTACTTTTCTCTGACGTTAAAGTTCCTAAAGAAAACTTACTTGGTAAAGAAGGACAAGGTTTCAAAATTGCTATGCAAACTCTTGACGGCGGTCGTATAGGTATTGCTGCTCAAGCTTTAGGTATAGCTCAAGGAGCTTATGAGGCTGCTTTAGAATATGCTAAAGACAGAATACAGTTTGGTCGCCCTATCGCTCAACAACAAGCTATTGCTTTCAAACTTTCTGATATGGCTACTAAATTACGTGCTGCAAGATTACTTGTTTACAGTGCTGCTTATCTTAAAGAAAAACATGAACCTTATGGTATGGAAGCTGCTATGGCTAAACAGTATGCTTCTGATATAGGTTTGGAAGTTGTTAATGATGCTCTTCAAATCCATGGCGGTAACGGTTATATTAAAGGTGCTTACATGGTTGAGAGAGCTTACCGCGATGCTAAGATTTGTACAATCTATGAAGGTACTAACGAAATTCAGAGAGTTGTTATTTCTGCTGCTATACTTGGTAAAATGCCTAAATCTCCTGCAGCTGCTGTTGCTGGTCCTATGGCTAAAAAAGGTCCTATCACTGGTGAAAGAAGAAATATCATCTTCAAAGAAGGTTCTGCTCAAGACAAAGTTAATGCTCTTGTTGCTGCTTTACAGAAAGATGGAATCGACTTCTCTGTTGGTATTGACATTAATACTCCTATAGTTGATGCTGAAAGAGTTGTTTCTGCTGGTAAAGGTATTGGCGGTAAAGAAAATATGAAACTTGTTGAGAACTTAGCTAAAGCTGCTGGTGCTGCTATTGGTTGTTCTCGTCCTGTTGCTGAAGAATTGAGATACTTACCTATCAATAGATATGTTGGTATGTCTGGTCAAAAATTCAACGGTAACTTGTATATTGCTTGCGGTATTTCTGGTGCTAACCAACACTTGAAAGGTATTAAAAACGCTTCTATCATAGTTGCTATCAATATGAAAGCTTCTGCTAAAATATTCAAAAATGCTGACTATGGTATTGTTGGTGATGTTACTGAGATACTTCCTTTACTTACTGCTGCTTTAGGTGGCGATGCTGCTAAAAAACCTGCTGAAGTACCTTACAAGAAAATTAAAAGAATCGTACCTAAGAAAGTTATGGAAATGCCAAAAATATATGTTTGTTCTGGTTGTGGTTATGAGTATAATCCATTCGTTGGAGACCCAGAAGCTGAAATAGCTCCAGGTACAGACTTTACTGCTCTTCCAGAAGAGTGGGTATGTCCTGAATGTAGTGAAGAAAAAGCTAACTTCATTAAGGCATAA